Sequence from the Gloeocapsopsis dulcis genome:
TATGACAATTAATAGTCGAAGTGACAATTATTTGTCAACTAAGAATTATCAACTTTTGTGATGAATAACGCTGATGACAAGACAGGCAGTCAATAGAACTCTTGCAGGACAGGCGATCGAAGACTTAATCGTTGAAATTGTGGCAACCTTTTTTCTACTGCGGGCGGAAGGAATGCGAATAGGAGTGGTTTCACCATCAGGAGAGGGCTACTGGAGTGTTTTGCGAATTCTCAAGATGAATGGCGCTCAAACTGTGCCGCAGATTGCCCGATATCGTTACGTGCCCCGCCAGAGTATTCAAAAACTCGCCAACGAAATGCTAGAGGATGGGGTAATTGAGTTGGTGAATAATCCCGCCCACAAGCGATCAAAACTCTTGCGCCTCACACCGAAGGGAGATGCCGTTTTTCAAGAATTGAGCGATCGCATTGCCACACTCTCTGAAACCCTAGCAGAACAGGGAGATGCAGCCCAGTTACAAAATGCAGTCGGTGTTGTCAAACATTTGCACGCACAACTCAGAGCAATGTTGAATCAGTAGGTTATATACTATTCCTATTGCCTTGCAATCGGACGAGTGTAAGAGCAATCACTCATTGTAGCACTCTGTATCTGTATATATCGGACGTGCAGTGACTAATCTAGCTGGCGATCCAAAGGTGGCTCGTTGGAACGAGCAATCGCTATCAAGTGGTCAGCTAGCGCAGATTTACGGCTTTACGGATCTAGATGGTTCTCAGCCCGATGCTTTCCCAATTTTCATGGCTGAACTACTCCATAAATCTTAAGTTGCCAAGTTAATTAAGTTACTAAGCTTAGGTTTTGCGAGTTGCACACTCATGCAATGAGAAAGCTTTCAGTGCTGCTAGCCAAGCCGTTAACACAATGATGTGACGGAAATGATTGAGATTTGCCCACTGCAACGCTGTCGATACAGCCTCCGCTTCAGGCAGGGCTTCGTTCATCAATTTAACCATGGTCGGCACTAGGAAAAGGAAATATCCGATCAATCGCCGCCACCCCAACCGCACACAGCCACCAGTGCCGCAATTTGCCTCGGTGATTCCAGGTGGCGATCGCATTTCCTAGGGTTAGCACTGTCAGCGGCACCGTCGTGACATAAACCCAAAACCTCAGCCCTGTATTTACCTGACGGGCTGCTTCCGCATTCCACTGATAGCCGATCGGTAATGCCATCAACCATTGCGGCAATTCGATTCTTGCTTCATAAAGCCCAGCACCTAGTGCAATGCCAAGATTGATCGCAAATAACCACAGCAAAATTTGAGATAACGACGGCTGCTCCATCTGTGCAGATTGTGGAGGCATGGCGCTCGTATGGATTCGTTGTCTTTGCTGGATTGTTTAGCCTGCTAGCGTTTCAACCTCGTCACTATGCAGGTGTTAGCGATCCTGGGAGAACCGATCGCTACTCAACAATCCGTACAAACCGGAGTCTGAGACTTTATCGTTGACGCTCCATCGTTTCCGCAGCAAACCTTCCTGAACAAAACCTAGCCGTTCCAAGCTTCTCGCTGATGAAACATTACGTGGATCGATTTCTGCCTCAAGGCGATGGAGATCTAATTCAGCTTGACTGAATTAAGGATCTGCATAGTGTTGTGTAAATTTCCAATTGCATGTCATTGAGGTAGACGAATTCGCTGCCATATTAGATTGGCGATTCTCTCTGCAATCGTGCCCATGCCCACATCGCGAATTCGGTTATTGTGAAATGCTGCAAAGTACAATCACTCTCACGTTACAGTACTCAGGAATTAGCTGTCATTAATGATTTCATTGCCCAAAACATCACGATCCTGCAAGAGGAGACGACGAAGCTACAAGAGATAGCAAACGCGGAAAATTTATCATCCGATTGAGCCTTTCAACCCAAGAGATTGCCTATGTTCATGAGCCTTGCGAATGGAATTCGCGGCTATACAAACCAAGTCCGCCTGCGCGGACTAACGAAAAATCGAGGTTTTTGTAACCTTAAGCAGGTTTTGTCTGATTAGCTGCGGTTTCAACTGCTAAGTGCAAGATGTGAACTCAGTAGACTTTTAAAAAATATCGTTATTATCTTCTGACCCCCACTATAGTATTGGGATAAACACCTATTGTTACTGAAACATCCAGCAATTTATCAATAGGCAAACAAGATTAAATTAAACGAAGAGCGCTACACTACACTGCGTTTCGTTCAGAATGACATCCATGATTTTTTGATTCATGCAGGAGTTCGATTCAGTAGAACACTGAGAAATACAATAGGCAAGTTTTATAAACAGCCGCAGATTTACCGAAAAAATAAATATCTTTATAAAGCATAAAAGTCGTATTTACACTAATGATGAACTTGGGTTGCATTGAATAGGATATACCCATAGATGAGGTTCTTCAATTAGTCTTCATTCTGCTCAAATAAAAACCAATTAGTTTTTAGTAAGTCTTTACAAAGATTACCGAAATACTTAATTCATTTTTTGAATCTATCTTCGATTGAGAATCAAAGATTCAAGAAAAATACTGTGCAGACATAAAAACTAAAGAAAAAGCTTATTAGAAAGTTCAACTTGTTTTCTTATAAAAATAGCTACGTATAGAAAGATGAATAACAAAATTACCTGG
This genomic interval carries:
- a CDS encoding MarR family winged helix-turn-helix transcriptional regulator, with product MTRQAVNRTLAGQAIEDLIVEIVATFFLLRAEGMRIGVVSPSGEGYWSVLRILKMNGAQTVPQIARYRYVPRQSIQKLANEMLEDGVIELVNNPAHKRSKLLRLTPKGDAVFQELSDRIATLSETLAEQGDAAQLQNAVGVVKHLHAQLRAMLNQ